In Rutidosis leptorrhynchoides isolate AG116_Rl617_1_P2 chromosome 2, CSIRO_AGI_Rlap_v1, whole genome shotgun sequence, one genomic interval encodes:
- the LOC139890157 gene encoding uncharacterized protein has product MNRNSVDAEAHQYTYIEFPRYYVWNGPMRKWTKRKAGRVVGRMHFVPPKSGECYYLRILLNKVIGPTCYEDIQTVNGTLFDTFKEACYDMGLLNDDKEYIDSIRETHQWASDDLMHEVPEQLKSNDLERLKKVLHNIALAKIERQLNSSGSTLRNIPNMPFPDYQFIEHSCNRLIQDELAYDTSDDGGLFFLYGYGGTWKTFVWKTLAAAVRSRGEIVINVASSGIAALLLTGGRTTHSRFAIPINVLEDSFCKIQPDSELAALLNQAKLIIWDEAPMMHRHCFEAFDRTMRDIIKSDDKDNSSRPFGGKVVVFGGDFRQILPVIQRGDRAEIVDASLHSSYLWNKCKVLRLNKNMRLRCDNNDVEMKELREFADWILRIGEGKINEPNDGEAEVEFPDELLLKTDSNSVETIVSSTYPLLHDHLKDPRFFQDRAILATTNEEVDSINQHILTSILGEERIYYSSDSLCPEEDNDLFAQQLYSHEVLNSLKVPGVPNHKLVLKPGVPIMLLRNIDQTKGLCNGTRLQIERMAEHTIEARIITGHCFGNLTYIPRMIVAPTDNKIPVKFQRRQFPVSVCFAMTINKSQGQSLSNVGLYLRKLVFTHGQLYVAVSRVTTKKGLKVIILDEDGKDSTTTKNVVYKEVLRRI; this is encoded by the exons ATGAACCGTAATAGTGTTGATGCTGAAGCCCACCAGTACACTTACATTGAGTTCCCCCGGTATTATGTATGGAATGGACCCATGAGAAAGTGGACTAAACGTAAAGCGGGAAGAGTAGTTGGTCGAATGCATTTTGTTCCACCTAAATCAGGTGAATGTTATTATTTACGTATCCTGCTAAACAAAGTTATAGGCCCAACTTGTTATGAGGACATACAGACAGTCAATGGAACCTTATTCGATACTTTTAAAGAAGCATGCTACGATATGGGCCTGTTGAATGACGATAAAGAATACATTGATTCTATTAGAGAGACACATCAGTGGGCTTCAG ATGATCTAATGCATGAAGTTCCTGAACAACTAAAATCGAATG ATCTGGAAAGGTTGAAGAAGGTGCTACATAATATTGCTCTTGCCAAAATAGAAAGGCAGTTAAATAGTTCTGGGTCGACCTTAAGGAACATACCAAATATGCCTTTCCCAGATTATCAGTTCATAGAGCACTCATGCAACAGGCTTATTCAAGATGAGTTGGCCTACGACACATCT GACGATGGTGGTCTTTTTTTCCTTTATGGTTATGGAGGTACATGGAAGACATTTGTTTGGAAGACTCTTGCAGCAGCTGTACGTTCACGTGGTGAAATTGTTATAAATGTTGCATCCAGTGGTATTGCAGCATTACTTTTGACCGGAGGAAGAACCACACATTCACGATTTGCAATACCGATTAACGTTCTTGAAGATTCATTTTGTAAAATTCAACCAGACAGTGAACTTGCAGCTCTTCTTAACCAGGCGAAGTTAATAATATGGGACGAGGCTCCTATGATGCACAGGCATTGCTTCGAGGCATTTGATAGGACAATGCGAGATATAATCAAATCAGATGATAAAGATAATAGTTCGAGGCCATTTGGTGGCAAGGTAGTTGTTTTCGGAGGTGATTTTCGACAAATCCTTCCAGTTATTCAAAGAGGAGATAGAGCTGAAATAGTGGATGCCTCTCTCCATTCTTCATATTTATGGAATAAATGCAAAGTTTTGAGGTTGAATAAGAACATGCGACTTCGATGTGACAACAATGATGTTGAAATGAAAGAACTACGTGAGTTTGCAGATTGGATATTACGAATTGGAGAGGGAAAAATTAACGAGCCTAACGATGGTGAAGCTGAAGTCGAATTTCCTGATGAACTTTTGCTTAAAACAGATTCGAACTCTGTTGAAACAATAGTTAGCTCAACTTACCCTTTACTTCATGATCATTTGAAAGATCCAAGATTTTTTCAAGACAGAGCCATTCTTGCTACTACAAATGAGGAAGTTGACTCCATAAACCAACATATTTTAACAAGTATACTGGGTGAAGAAAGAATCTATTACAGTTCGGATAGTCTATGCCCTGAAGAGGACAATGACCTGTTTGCGCAACAGTTGTACTCACATGAAGTTCTGAATAGTCTGAAAGTACCTGGTGTTCCTAACCATAAGTTGGTTTTGAAGCCAGGAGTACCTATAATGTTACTTAGGAACATTGATCAGACCAAAGGACTTTGTAACGGGACTAGACTCCAAATCGAAAGGATGGCTGAACACACGATAGAGGCAAGGATCATTACTGGACACTGTTTTGGGAATCTAACCTACATACCAAGGATGATTGTTGCTCCAACTGACAACAAAATTCCGGTCAAGTTTCAGCGAAGGCAGTTTCCCGTTTCGGTTTGCTTTGCGATGACTATCAATAAGAGCCAGGGTCAGTCGCTATCAAATGTTGGCTTATACCTGCGAAAACTGGTATTCACTCATGGTCAATTGTATGTAGCAGTATCTCGTGTCACCACAAAAAAGGGCTTGAAAGTAATCATATTGGACGAGGATGGGAAAGATTCAACAACCACAAAAAATGTTGTTTACAAGGAAGTCTTAAGGCGAATTTGA